One genomic region from Cellulomonas hominis encodes:
- a CDS encoding Nramp family divalent metal transporter — MTSTTQRQAAAKGRVLPLLGPAFVAAIAYVDPGNVAANLTAGARYGYLLLWVLVAANAMAVLVQYQSAKLGIVTGDSLPGVLGKRLRRGPRLAFWAQAEVVAAATDIAEVVGGAIALNLLFGLPLVLGGLIVGAVSMLLLATQNRYGQRRFESLVVALLLVIVVGFLCGLVVGPPDPAAMLGGLVPRFAGTDSVLLAASMLGATVMPHAIYVHSALSRDRFGRVHAPAERVGLLRATRWDVGAALTLAGSVNIGLLLLAAANLRGVEGTDTIEGAHAAISGALGGGIGVVFAIGLLASGLASTSVGCYAGAAVMEGLIHRRIPLLVRRAITLVPALVLLGVGADPTWTLVVSQVVLSFGIPFAAIPLVRLNRDRALMGAHANGPRLQAALVVVVALVVALNLALLVLLATGA; from the coding sequence GTGACCAGCACAACACAGCGGCAGGCGGCGGCGAAGGGCCGGGTGCTGCCCCTGCTCGGGCCCGCGTTCGTCGCGGCGATCGCCTACGTGGACCCCGGGAACGTCGCCGCGAACCTCACGGCCGGCGCCCGGTACGGCTACCTGCTGCTGTGGGTCCTGGTCGCGGCGAACGCGATGGCCGTGCTGGTGCAGTACCAGTCCGCGAAGCTCGGCATCGTCACCGGCGACTCCCTGCCCGGCGTGCTGGGCAAGCGGCTGCGGCGCGGTCCGCGGCTGGCGTTCTGGGCGCAGGCCGAGGTGGTCGCGGCGGCCACCGACATCGCCGAGGTCGTGGGCGGGGCCATCGCGCTGAACCTCCTGTTCGGGCTGCCGCTCGTGCTCGGCGGGCTGATCGTCGGCGCGGTGTCGATGCTGCTGCTCGCCACGCAGAACCGGTACGGCCAGCGGCGGTTCGAGTCGCTGGTCGTGGCGCTCCTGCTCGTCATCGTCGTCGGCTTCCTCTGCGGCCTGGTCGTGGGCCCGCCCGACCCCGCGGCGATGCTCGGCGGCCTGGTCCCGCGGTTCGCCGGGACGGACTCGGTGCTGCTGGCCGCGTCGATGCTCGGCGCGACCGTCATGCCGCACGCGATCTACGTGCACTCCGCGCTGAGCCGCGACCGGTTCGGGCGGGTGCACGCGCCGGCGGAGCGCGTCGGCCTGCTGCGGGCCACCCGCTGGGACGTCGGCGCCGCGCTGACCCTCGCCGGCTCGGTGAACATCGGCCTGCTGCTGCTCGCCGCGGCGAACCTGCGGGGCGTCGAGGGCACGGACACGATCGAGGGCGCGCACGCGGCGATCAGCGGGGCCCTGGGCGGCGGCATCGGCGTGGTGTTCGCGATCGGGCTGCTGGCGTCGGGCCTCGCGTCGACGTCGGTCGGCTGCTACGCGGGGGCCGCGGTGATGGAGGGGCTCATCCACCGGCGGATCCCGCTGCTGGTCCGGCGGGCGATCACGCTGGTGCCGGCGCTGGTGCTGCTGGGCGTGGGGGCGGACCCGACGTGGACGCTCGTGGTCAGCCAGGTGGTGCTGTCGTTCGGGATCCCGTTCGCGGCGATCCCGCTGGTGCGGCTGAACCGGGACCGGGCGCTCATGGGGGCGCACGCGAACGGCCCGCGGCTGCAGGCGGCGCTGGTCGTGGTGGTGGCGCTGGTCGTGGCGCTCAACCTGGCCCTCCTGGTGCTGCTGGCCACGGGCGCCTGA
- a CDS encoding TetR/AcrR family transcriptional regulator gives MTSSDGRSLRAQGTRARIAEAATRLFLDDGYGPTTITAVGRAAGVGVQTVYYSYPSKSDILVGCLDHAVDGADRRDAAPDLAEQPWVRAVVAEADPARRVFLHARGAAELLGRAAAVQDLVRAHAVGDPVLHAAWERDEARRRAVHRLLVEACERDGVLRAGLDVEQATDLVTLVLGPEPWNALVRRGGWSALAWVRWAHRTLLADLVPSRWEPDA, from the coding sequence GTGACCAGCAGCGACGGGCGCTCCCTGCGCGCCCAGGGCACTCGCGCACGGATCGCCGAGGCCGCCACCCGGCTGTTCCTCGACGACGGGTACGGCCCCACCACCATCACGGCGGTCGGTCGCGCCGCGGGTGTCGGGGTGCAGACCGTCTACTACTCGTACCCGTCGAAGTCGGACATCCTCGTCGGCTGCCTCGACCACGCCGTCGACGGGGCCGACCGCCGGGACGCCGCCCCCGATCTCGCGGAGCAGCCGTGGGTCCGGGCCGTCGTCGCGGAGGCGGATCCGGCGCGCCGGGTGTTCCTGCACGCGCGCGGGGCGGCGGAGCTGCTCGGCCGGGCGGCCGCGGTGCAGGACCTGGTGCGGGCGCACGCCGTCGGCGACCCGGTGCTGCACGCGGCGTGGGAGCGGGACGAGGCGCGCCGCCGGGCGGTGCACCGGCTGCTCGTCGAGGCCTGCGAGCGCGACGGGGTGCTGCGCGCGGGGCTCGACGTCGAGCAGGCGACGGACCTCGTGACCCTCGTGCTCGGGCCCGAGCCGTGGAACGCCCTGGTCCGGCGGGGTGGCTGGAGCGCGCTCGCCTGGGTGCGCTGGGCCCACCGCACGCTGCTCGCCGACCTGGTGCCGTCCCGCTGGGAGCCGGACGCGTAG
- a CDS encoding helix-turn-helix domain-containing protein, whose translation MPIVVDIDVMLARRKMSVGELADRVGITPANLAVLKNGRARAVRFTTLEALCDVLDCQPGDLLRHEPAGEPAGGAAVDEPEEAAG comes from the coding sequence ATGCCCATCGTCGTGGACATCGACGTCATGCTCGCCCGGCGGAAGATGTCGGTGGGCGAGCTCGCCGACCGGGTCGGGATCACCCCCGCCAACCTCGCGGTGCTGAAGAACGGCCGGGCCCGCGCGGTGCGGTTCACCACGCTCGAGGCGCTGTGCGACGTGCTCGACTGCCAGCCGGGGGACCTGCTCCGGCACGAGCCGGCGGGCGAGCCGGCGGGCGGGGCGGCGGTCGACGAGCCCGAGGAGGCCGCCGGCTGA
- a CDS encoding DUF2975 domain-containing protein yields the protein MSELARRVLRVVIVLLFAGLLFFQAVLLPLLGVDIAEGGDDVVHLRWPVVVIGILGVATVEVVLVCIWRLLTMVRADTVFSRSAFRYVDVIIGAIAVAAGLLLLLGVVLAPGEAVPPGMVLALGIVAMGVGGIALLVLVLRALLAKAVALDSTATTLRAELDEVI from the coding sequence ATGTCCGAGCTGGCGCGGCGGGTGCTGCGGGTGGTGATCGTCCTGCTGTTCGCGGGGCTGCTGTTCTTCCAGGCCGTCCTGCTCCCGCTGCTGGGGGTCGACATCGCGGAGGGCGGCGACGACGTCGTGCACCTGCGCTGGCCGGTCGTCGTGATCGGCATCCTCGGGGTCGCGACCGTCGAGGTCGTGCTGGTCTGCATCTGGCGGCTGCTGACGATGGTCCGGGCCGACACGGTGTTCAGCCGCTCGGCCTTCCGGTACGTCGACGTCATCATCGGCGCGATCGCGGTCGCTGCGGGGCTGCTCCTGCTGCTCGGCGTCGTCCTGGCGCCCGGGGAGGCCGTGCCGCCGGGCATGGTGCTCGCGCTCGGGATCGTCGCGATGGGCGTCGGCGGCATCGCGCTGCTGGTGCTCGTGCTGCGGGCGCTGCTGGCGAAGGCCGTCGCCCTGGACAGCACGGCGACCACGCTCCGCGCCGAGCTCGACGAGGTGATCTGA
- a CDS encoding class II glutamine amidotransferase yields MCRWLAYTGSPVSLEDLLYKPTNSLVMQSRHSHLGVEAVNGDGFGVGWYDEHSPIPGMFRSIEPAWSDRNLRELSAHVRSGTVLAHVRATTGTAVQQTNCHPFRHGQWLFMHNGSIGGFSTLKRDLQLAVDPSLFPLIEGSTDSETVFFVALSLGLMDDPRAAMAATVGLIEDVGRKHGVLYPVQGTFATTDGERLWTFRYSSEGRSRSLFRNRDVAVLRAQYPDHPMLEGLSDETRIVVSEPLGDLKGAWLEVPESSCLVVDHGAEEIVPFGPVVTAV; encoded by the coding sequence ATGTGCCGTTGGCTCGCCTACACCGGCTCCCCGGTGTCGTTGGAGGACCTGCTCTACAAGCCCACCAACTCCCTCGTCATGCAGAGCCGGCACAGCCACCTGGGCGTCGAGGCCGTGAACGGCGACGGGTTCGGCGTCGGCTGGTACGACGAGCACTCGCCGATCCCGGGCATGTTCCGCAGCATCGAGCCCGCGTGGTCCGACCGGAACCTGCGCGAGCTGTCCGCGCACGTCCGGTCGGGCACCGTCCTCGCGCACGTCCGGGCCACCACCGGCACGGCCGTCCAGCAGACCAACTGCCACCCGTTCCGGCACGGCCAGTGGCTGTTCATGCACAACGGGTCCATCGGGGGGTTCAGCACCCTCAAGCGCGATTTGCAGCTGGCGGTGGACCCGTCGCTGTTCCCGCTGATCGAGGGCTCGACCGACTCGGAGACGGTGTTCTTCGTCGCGCTCAGCCTCGGGCTGATGGACGACCCGAGGGCCGCGATGGCGGCGACGGTCGGGCTGATCGAGGACGTCGGGCGCAAGCACGGGGTGCTCTACCCGGTGCAGGGCACGTTCGCGACCACCGACGGGGAGCGGCTGTGGACGTTCCGGTACTCGTCGGAGGGCCGGTCGCGCTCGCTGTTCCGGAACCGGGACGTCGCCGTGCTGCGCGCGCAGTACCCGGACCACCCGATGCTCGAGGGCCTGTCGGACGAGACCCGGATCGTCGTGTCCGAGCCGCTCGGGGACCTCAAGGGCGCGTGGCTCGAGGTGCCGGAGAGCAGCTGCCTGGTCGTCGACCACGGCGCGGAGGAGATCGTGCCCTTCGGCCCGGTGGTCACCGCGGTGTAG
- a CDS encoding DinB family protein, with translation MTAQARGDGGREFVDADLRGARFVRSTLAGAVMRGVDVEGADIDAPWLPGGALLVNGVDVVPYVEAELDRRFPGRALRGATDPDGLRAAWAAVERTWAATLDRVATMPPGTADVSVAGEWSFAQTLRHLVMATDTWLRGAVLGVERPYHPIGQPNAEYAADGHDPSVFAAEQPDYAEVLAVRAGRVAMVREHLAGVTAADLAAERRNPWAPEYPETVLSCLHTILEEEWEHHRFAVRDLDAIAAG, from the coding sequence ATGACGGCACAGGCGCGGGGAGACGGCGGGCGGGAGTTCGTCGACGCGGACCTGCGGGGGGCGCGGTTCGTGCGCAGCACCCTGGCCGGGGCGGTGATGCGCGGGGTCGACGTCGAGGGCGCCGACATCGACGCGCCCTGGCTGCCCGGCGGCGCGCTGCTGGTCAACGGCGTCGACGTCGTGCCCTACGTCGAGGCGGAGCTGGACCGGCGGTTCCCCGGGCGGGCGCTGCGCGGCGCGACCGACCCGGACGGCCTGCGCGCCGCGTGGGCGGCGGTCGAGCGGACCTGGGCGGCGACGCTCGACCGCGTGGCCACGATGCCGCCGGGCACCGCCGACGTGTCGGTCGCGGGGGAGTGGTCGTTCGCGCAGACGCTCCGGCACCTGGTCATGGCGACGGACACCTGGCTGCGCGGCGCGGTGCTCGGCGTCGAGCGGCCGTACCACCCGATCGGGCAGCCGAACGCCGAGTACGCCGCCGACGGGCACGACCCGTCGGTGTTCGCCGCGGAGCAGCCGGACTACGCCGAGGTGCTCGCCGTGCGGGCGGGCCGGGTCGCGATGGTGCGGGAGCACCTCGCGGGCGTGACGGCGGCGGACCTGGCGGCGGAGCGCCGGAACCCGTGGGCGCCCGAGTACCCCGAGACGGTGCTGTCCTGCCTGCACACGATCCTCGAGGAGGAGTGGGAGCACCACCGGTTCGCGGTGCGCGACCTGGACGCGATCGCGGCGGGGTGA
- a CDS encoding response regulator — MIDVVIADDHPVVRAGLRAVLEGQPDMRVVAETPTAEELLRWTATQHADVVLLDLRFGPGRMGGAEATRVLTERGGPAVLVVTTYGSDADILAAVEAGATGYLLKDAPTDELTRAVRAAAAGQVALGPAVQERLLGRVRAPRLALTSRELDVLRLVAAGRSNDEIARELFVSRATVKTHLAHLYDKLGVTSRTRAVAVARERGVLTS; from the coding sequence GTGATCGACGTCGTGATCGCCGACGACCACCCCGTGGTGCGCGCCGGCCTGCGTGCCGTCCTCGAGGGCCAGCCGGACATGCGCGTCGTCGCCGAGACGCCGACGGCGGAGGAGCTGCTGCGCTGGACCGCGACGCAGCACGCGGACGTCGTGCTGCTCGACCTGCGCTTCGGGCCGGGCCGGATGGGCGGGGCGGAGGCCACGCGGGTGCTCACGGAGCGCGGCGGCCCGGCCGTCCTGGTCGTCACGACCTACGGCTCGGACGCGGACATCCTCGCGGCCGTCGAGGCGGGGGCGACCGGGTACCTGCTCAAGGACGCCCCGACGGACGAGCTCACCCGCGCGGTTCGCGCGGCGGCCGCCGGGCAGGTCGCCCTCGGCCCGGCGGTGCAGGAGCGGCTGCTGGGCCGGGTCCGGGCGCCCCGGCTCGCCCTGACCTCGCGCGAGCTCGACGTGCTGCGCCTGGTGGCGGCGGGCCGCTCCAACGACGAGATCGCGCGGGAGCTGTTCGTCTCCCGGGCGACGGTCAAGACCCACCTGGCGCACCTGTACGACAAGCTCGGGGTCACCTCCCGGACGCGCGCGGTCGCGGTCGCCCGGGAGCGGGGGGTCCTGACCTCCTGA
- a CDS encoding sensor histidine kinase yields MGRLVDASRALLRGLDVLLVALVVVAVVQAPPGSRWVAGAGGAALVGVHVRGRRHVRVHEGPVDAPRARGALWMAADLVLWLVLLAASPAALWLAFPLVLLQMHVLGPRRGVPLAALTTLCAVAAGLARRPDGDPALGYVLGPVVGAAVAVGVVLGLEAVVRESQARQRALEELAAARGLLASAERERVVAAERERLAREVHDTLAQGFSAVELLLRTAREAIGSDDARAAGLVDRARDTARDNLAEARRFVRALAPADLVASSLPDALSRVAERTGGDGLQVTTHVEGDPRPLAVPVETTLLRVAQSALANVRQHAHARRADVTLTYAGDRVLLDVVDDGAGFDPHAPAAGGGFGLTAMRSRVRDLGGTLAVETAAGEGTAVAVSLPALARGADEQEDA; encoded by the coding sequence GTGGGACGACTGGTCGATGCGTCGCGTGCGCTGCTGCGGGGCCTGGACGTGCTGCTCGTCGCGCTCGTCGTCGTCGCGGTCGTGCAGGCGCCGCCGGGGTCGCGGTGGGTCGCGGGCGCCGGGGGTGCGGCGCTGGTCGGCGTGCACGTGCGGGGCCGCCGGCACGTCCGGGTGCACGAGGGGCCGGTGGACGCACCCCGCGCGCGCGGTGCCCTGTGGATGGCGGCCGACCTCGTCCTGTGGCTGGTCCTGCTCGCCGCCTCCCCGGCGGCCCTGTGGCTCGCCTTCCCCCTGGTGCTGCTGCAGATGCACGTCCTCGGCCCGCGCCGGGGCGTGCCCCTGGCCGCGCTGACCACGCTGTGCGCCGTCGCGGCGGGCCTCGCTCGACGGCCCGACGGCGACCCCGCGCTCGGGTACGTCCTCGGCCCGGTGGTCGGCGCAGCGGTCGCGGTCGGCGTCGTCCTGGGCCTGGAGGCGGTCGTCCGCGAGTCGCAGGCGCGCCAGCGCGCCCTGGAGGAGCTGGCCGCGGCGCGCGGGCTGCTGGCGTCCGCGGAACGGGAGCGCGTGGTGGCCGCCGAGCGCGAGCGGCTGGCGCGCGAGGTCCACGACACCCTGGCGCAGGGGTTCTCGGCGGTCGAGCTGCTGCTGCGCACGGCGCGGGAGGCGATCGGCTCCGACGACGCGCGCGCCGCCGGGCTCGTCGACCGTGCCCGCGACACCGCCCGGGACAACCTGGCGGAGGCCCGCCGGTTCGTGCGCGCCCTCGCCCCCGCCGACCTCGTCGCCTCGTCGCTGCCGGACGCCCTCAGCCGGGTCGCGGAGCGGACCGGCGGCGACGGCCTCCAGGTGACCACGCACGTCGAGGGCGACCCGCGGCCGCTCGCGGTGCCGGTGGAGACCACGCTGCTGCGGGTCGCGCAGTCCGCGCTCGCCAACGTGCGCCAGCACGCGCACGCCCGCCGCGCCGACGTGACGCTGACCTACGCCGGGGACCGGGTGCTGCTCGACGTCGTGGACGACGGCGCCGGCTTCGACCCCCACGCGCCCGCCGCCGGCGGGGGGTTCGGCCTGACGGCGATGCGCTCGCGGGTCCGGGACCTCGGCGGGACGCTGGCGGTGGAGACCGCGGCCGGCGAGGGGACGGCCGTCGCGGTCAGCCTGCCCGCGCTGGCGCGCGGGGCGGACGAGCAGGAGGACGCGTGA
- a CDS encoding ABC transporter permease, with the protein MYVALRDLRHARGRFALIGTVVVLVAMLVTFLSSLTAGLARASVSALTDLPADHLAFGTAAPGDAPDLTSSRVTRDQWEAWAAEPGVLDAQPLGVATTRATSGATTVAVTALGVPPGSDLAPGGGPDDGQVVLTERGAEELGLAAGDALTLGGTDLTVDRVVADDAQLAHTPVAWASLADWQAIGARGGSGDGPSATVVALRTDEHADLAAADAATGTTTVTRDAARSAVSSFTAENLSLTTMQAFLVVISALVVGAFFTVWTISRQGDVAVLKALGASTGLLLRDALGQAAIVLAGAVAVGVALAAVAGTALAGVVPVAVSSATTLVPGALLVASGLVGAAAAVARITRTDPHAALAAR; encoded by the coding sequence GTGTACGTCGCGCTGCGCGACCTGCGGCACGCCCGCGGCCGCTTCGCCCTCATCGGCACCGTCGTCGTCCTCGTCGCCATGCTCGTCACGTTCCTGTCCTCGCTCACCGCCGGCCTCGCCCGGGCCTCGGTCTCCGCCCTGACCGACCTGCCCGCGGACCACCTGGCGTTCGGCACTGCGGCGCCGGGGGACGCGCCCGACCTCACGTCCTCGCGCGTCACCCGGGACCAGTGGGAGGCGTGGGCGGCGGAGCCCGGCGTGCTGGACGCCCAGCCGCTCGGCGTCGCGACCACGCGGGCGACCTCCGGTGCCACCACCGTCGCCGTCACCGCGCTCGGCGTGCCCCCGGGCTCGGACCTGGCGCCCGGCGGCGGGCCGGACGACGGACAGGTCGTGCTCACCGAGCGCGGCGCCGAGGAGCTCGGCCTCGCGGCGGGCGACGCGCTGACCCTCGGGGGGACCGACCTGACGGTCGACCGCGTGGTCGCCGACGACGCCCAGCTCGCGCACACGCCGGTCGCCTGGGCCTCCCTGGCCGACTGGCAGGCGATCGGTGCCCGCGGCGGATCCGGTGACGGCCCGAGCGCGACGGTCGTCGCCCTGCGGACCGACGAGCACGCCGACCTGGCCGCCGCCGACGCGGCGACCGGCACCACCACCGTCACGCGGGACGCTGCCCGCAGCGCCGTCTCCTCCTTCACCGCCGAGAACCTGTCGCTCACCACCATGCAGGCGTTCCTCGTGGTGATCTCCGCGCTGGTCGTCGGGGCGTTCTTCACCGTCTGGACGATCAGCCGCCAGGGTGACGTCGCCGTGCTCAAGGCGCTCGGCGCGTCGACCGGCCTCCTGCTGCGGGACGCGCTCGGCCAGGCCGCGATCGTCCTGGCCGGCGCCGTCGCGGTCGGCGTCGCGCTGGCCGCGGTCGCCGGCACGGCGCTCGCCGGGGTCGTGCCGGTGGCCGTGTCGTCCGCCACGACCCTCGTCCCCGGCGCGCTGCTCGTGGCGTCCGGCCTCGTCGGGGCGGCCGCCGCGGTCGCCCGGATCACCCGCACCGACCCGCACGCGGCCCTGGCCGCCCGCTGA
- a CDS encoding ABC transporter ATP-binding protein — protein sequence MDLHLDHVGLVYPDGAGTLTAVDDVTLTVPAGTTTALLGPSGAGKSSLLAVAAGLTRPTSGHVALDDEIVLTPTTSRAAATRLRLDRIGIVFQSPQLIASLTALEQLELHAHLRGERPSSLRGAALSLLDAVGLADVAHRRPAQLSGGQRQRVAIARALVGRPDVLLVDEPTSALDHERGTRVVELITGLARELGAATLLVSHDASTLGSVDATTRMLDGRAERAGVPAGARQAGRA from the coding sequence GTGGACCTGCACCTCGACCACGTCGGCCTCGTCTACCCCGACGGCGCCGGCACGCTCACCGCCGTCGACGACGTCACCCTCACGGTGCCCGCGGGCACCACCACCGCCCTGCTCGGGCCGTCCGGCGCCGGGAAGTCCAGCCTGCTCGCCGTCGCTGCGGGGCTGACCCGCCCCACGTCCGGCCACGTCGCGCTCGACGACGAGATCGTCCTCACGCCGACGACGTCGCGGGCCGCCGCCACCCGGCTGCGCCTGGACCGCATCGGGATCGTGTTCCAGTCGCCGCAGCTGATCGCGTCGCTCACGGCGCTGGAGCAGCTCGAGCTCCACGCGCACCTGCGCGGGGAGCGCCCGTCGAGCCTGCGCGGCGCGGCCCTGTCCCTGCTGGACGCCGTCGGCCTCGCCGACGTCGCGCACCGGCGCCCCGCGCAGCTCTCCGGCGGCCAGCGGCAGCGGGTCGCGATCGCCCGGGCCCTCGTCGGGCGCCCCGACGTGCTGCTCGTCGACGAGCCGACCTCGGCCCTCGACCACGAGCGCGGCACCCGGGTGGTCGAGCTGATCACCGGGCTCGCGCGCGAGCTCGGCGCCGCGACGCTCCTGGTCTCGCACGACGCGTCCACCCTGGGGTCGGTCGACGCGACGACGCGGATGCTCGACGGGCGGGCGGAGCGCGCCGGGGTGCCGGCCGGCGCGCGCCAGGCGGGGCGCGCGTAG
- a CDS encoding AraC family transcriptional regulator — MIDWLNRLVDVVEERLTDDLDVARLAASLGTSEYHLRRMFSSLAGMPLSEYVRRRRMTVAAADVVAGSGDLLDVAVRYGYGSTEAFGRAFRAVHGVGPGRARRDGGPFRSQPTLRFRLTVEGAHPMDVRLADRPAFRLAGHAARVPLVHEGVNPAIQQHVAALEPQEHLRLRALGDTEPRGLLAVSADLDPDRREGSELTYLHGVAVSEAVEVPGDLDVIDVAAGSWAVFRAAGPYPEELQRLWAATATEWFPSNPWRLRPAPEVVAVLERAEDFSTATVELWLPVEPA, encoded by the coding sequence GTGATCGACTGGCTCAACCGGCTCGTGGACGTCGTGGAGGAGCGCCTCACCGACGACCTCGACGTCGCCCGTCTCGCCGCCTCGCTCGGGACGTCCGAGTACCACCTGCGCCGCATGTTCTCCTCGCTGGCGGGCATGCCGCTGTCGGAGTACGTCCGCCGCCGGCGGATGACCGTGGCCGCGGCGGACGTCGTCGCGGGGTCCGGGGACCTGCTCGACGTCGCGGTGCGCTACGGGTACGGCTCGACCGAGGCGTTCGGGCGGGCGTTCCGCGCGGTGCACGGCGTCGGACCGGGGCGGGCCCGGCGCGACGGCGGCCCCTTCCGCAGCCAGCCCACCCTCAGGTTCCGCCTGACCGTCGAAGGAGCACACCCCATGGACGTCCGCCTCGCCGACCGGCCCGCGTTCCGCCTCGCCGGGCACGCCGCGCGCGTGCCGCTCGTGCACGAGGGGGTCAACCCCGCGATCCAGCAGCACGTCGCCGCGCTGGAGCCGCAGGAGCACCTGCGGCTCCGGGCGCTCGGCGACACGGAGCCCCGCGGGCTGCTCGCCGTGAGCGCCGACCTCGACCCCGACCGCCGCGAGGGCTCCGAGCTCACCTACCTGCACGGCGTGGCCGTCTCGGAGGCCGTCGAGGTCCCCGGCGACCTCGACGTGATCGACGTCGCGGCGGGGTCCTGGGCGGTCTTCCGCGCGGCGGGGCCCTACCCGGAGGAGCTGCAGCGGCTGTGGGCCGCGACGGCGACGGAGTGGTTCCCGTCGAACCCGTGGCGGCTGCGCCCGGCGCCCGAGGTGGTCGCCGTGCTCGAGCGCGCCGAGGACTTCAGCACCGCCACCGTCGAGCTCTGGCTGCCGGTCGAGCCCGCCTGA
- a CDS encoding SDR family oxidoreductase, with protein MSAQTTTPAQHPGEAPDGTNLGPTEVPPGVDPAELATFLRVADQVAALPQTHPQHAAARRAASAMFKAAKKHRRTEKRRAIAEADAAVVAATATGSPGRIDDETRGLALTSAATGATAGTLLRPRPCYVCKEDYTVVDAFYHQLCPSCAALHHAKRDARTDLTGRRALLTGGRAKIGMYIALRLLRDGADLTITTRFPKDAVRRFSAMDDAADWLHRLHVVGIDLRDPAQVVSLADHVAAQGPLDILINNAAQTVRRQPGAYTRIAQAEDAPLPAEAARMITTFGHTSDAHPRALAGSVSDLTSPALAIERAARAAADDLVAQSLTAEAASLERLVAGTSIDAGGLIPDTTTTNSWVATVDEVDPMELLEVQLCNQTAPFLLISRLRPALAASPARRTYIVNVSAMEGVFARGYKGPGHPHTNMSKAALNMLTRTSAAEMLTDGILMTAVDTGWITDERPHTTKIRLAEEGFHAPLDLVDGAARVYDPIVRGEAGEDLYGCFLKDYARSQW; from the coding sequence ATGAGCGCGCAGACGACCACGCCCGCGCAGCACCCGGGCGAGGCCCCCGACGGCACAAACCTCGGCCCCACCGAGGTGCCCCCCGGCGTCGACCCCGCCGAGCTCGCCACGTTCCTGCGCGTCGCCGACCAGGTCGCCGCCCTCCCGCAGACGCACCCGCAGCACGCCGCCGCCCGCCGCGCCGCGTCCGCGATGTTCAAGGCCGCCAAGAAGCACCGGCGCACCGAGAAGCGCCGCGCGATCGCCGAGGCCGACGCCGCCGTGGTCGCCGCCACCGCGACGGGCAGCCCGGGCCGGATCGACGACGAGACCCGCGGCCTGGCCCTGACCTCCGCCGCGACGGGCGCGACCGCCGGCACCCTGCTCCGCCCGCGGCCGTGCTACGTCTGCAAGGAGGACTACACGGTCGTCGACGCCTTCTACCACCAGCTGTGCCCGTCCTGCGCGGCGCTGCACCACGCCAAGCGCGACGCCCGCACGGACCTGACCGGGCGGCGGGCGCTGCTGACCGGCGGGCGCGCGAAGATCGGCATGTACATCGCGCTGCGGCTGCTGCGGGACGGCGCGGACCTGACGATCACGACCCGGTTCCCCAAGGACGCCGTCCGCCGGTTCAGCGCCATGGACGACGCCGCGGACTGGCTGCACCGGCTGCACGTCGTCGGGATCGACCTGCGCGACCCGGCGCAGGTGGTGTCGCTGGCCGACCACGTCGCCGCCCAGGGACCGTTGGACATCCTCATCAACAACGCCGCGCAGACCGTCCGCCGGCAGCCGGGGGCGTACACGCGGATCGCGCAGGCCGAGGACGCCCCGCTGCCCGCCGAGGCCGCCCGCATGATCACGACGTTCGGGCACACCAGCGACGCGCACCCGCGCGCGCTCGCCGGGTCCGTGAGCGACCTGACCAGCCCCGCCCTGGCGATCGAGCGGGCCGCCCGCGCCGCCGCCGACGACCTGGTCGCGCAGTCGCTGACCGCCGAGGCCGCGAGCCTGGAGCGGCTCGTCGCCGGCACGTCGATCGACGCCGGCGGGCTGATCCCCGACACCACCACGACGAACAGCTGGGTCGCGACGGTCGACGAGGTCGACCCGATGGAGCTGCTCGAGGTGCAGCTCTGCAACCAGACGGCGCCGTTCCTCCTGATCAGCCGGCTGCGGCCCGCCCTCGCGGCGTCGCCCGCCCGGCGGACGTACATCGTCAACGTCTCCGCGATGGAGGGCGTGTTCGCGCGCGGCTACAAGGGCCCCGGCCACCCGCACACGAACATGAGCAAGGCCGCGCTCAACATGCTGACCCGCACGAGCGCCGCCGAGATGCTCACCGACGGCATCCTCATGACCGCCGTCGACACCGGCTGGATCACCGACGAACGCCCGCACACCACCAAGATCCGGCTCGCGGAGGAGGGCTTCCACGCGCCGCTCGACCTGGTCGACGGGGCCGCGCGGGTGTACGACCCCATCGTCCGGGGCGAGGCGGGCGAGGACCTGTACGGCTGCTTCCTCAAGGACTACGCGCGCTCGCAGTGGTGA
- a CDS encoding HNH endonuclease, with protein MVRRRKVSSATASPATRARYAKRRARRVALADNDLTPAEWESLLTAWGGCAYCGAEAPALQRDCVLAISRGGRYTLENVVPACASCNASKHNDEVTGWLRRKKLDERAFLVRHATILRDLRPADPLDPA; from the coding sequence GTGGTCCGTCGCCGCAAGGTCTCCTCCGCCACGGCCTCGCCGGCCACCCGCGCCCGGTACGCGAAGCGCCGCGCCCGCCGGGTCGCGCTCGCGGACAACGACCTGACCCCGGCCGAGTGGGAGTCGCTCCTCACGGCCTGGGGCGGGTGCGCCTACTGCGGCGCGGAGGCCCCCGCGCTCCAGCGCGACTGCGTCCTCGCGATCTCGCGGGGCGGCCGGTACACGCTGGAGAACGTGGTGCCGGCGTGCGCCTCCTGCAACGCCAGCAAGCACAACGACGAGGTCACCGGCTGGCTCCGGCGCAAGAAGCTCGACGAGCGGGCGTTCCTGGTCCGGCACGCGACGATCCTGCGCGACCTGCGCCCGGCCGACCCGCTCGACCCGGCCTGA